The following are encoded together in the Peromyscus leucopus breed LL Stock chromosome 1, UCI_PerLeu_2.1, whole genome shotgun sequence genome:
- the LOC114710882 gene encoding vomeronasal type-1 receptor 4-like, with product MDTRDLTLGIFFLSQTVLGLLGNSILIYCFIIADFSGIKVKPTHLIVKHLTWANFIVLCRGIPQTIAAFSQTYYVDYVSCKLALYFHRVARGVSLGSTSLLSVFQAITISPSNSKWAQLKVRAPRIIGPSLGLCWALQLLVYVFIPVYTTDIKHGRNVTRINDYGYCVIISRGRLISTFIAILLASNDAIFSGLMMWSSGYMVFILLKHKQKVSHTHRSQSPRSSPETRATQRILTLVSSFLLFYVTSVVLTSYLSVLEGTTKWLSNALVAMSACFPALCPFLLINHYTSFFRLCDTCCSCQRTRCTCVVREL from the coding sequence ATGGACACCAGAGACCTGACTTTGGGGATCTTCTTCCTGTCCCAGACTGTGCTGGGATTGTTGGGCAACTCAAtcttaatttattgttttatcaTTGCTGACTTCTCTGGAATCAAGGTGAAGCCCACACACCTGATTGTCAAACACCTGACCTGGGCCAACTTCATTGTTCTCTGCAGAGGAATCCCACAGACCATTGCTGCTTTTAGTCAGACTTACTATGTAGATTATGTTTCATGTAAACTTGCCTTATATTTTCATAGAGTTGCCAGAGGAGTATCCCTTGGCTCCACATCCCTGCTGAGTGTCTTTCAAGCCATCACCATCAGCCCCAGTAATTCTAAGTGGGCCCAGCTCAAGGTCAGAGCCCCCAGGATCATTGGTCCTTCCCTGGGTCTGTGCTGGGCCCTCCAGCTGTTGGTATATGTCTTCATTCCTGTATACACAACTGATATAAAGCATGGGAGAAATGTTACTCGTATAAATGATTATGGATACTGTGTTATTATTAGTCGTGGAAGACTAATCAGTACATTTATTGCAATCCTACTGGCATCCAATGATGCCATCTTTTCGGGACTGATGATGTGGTCCAGTGGCTACATGGTGTTTATCTTGCTCAAACACAAGCAGAAGGTCTCACACACCCACAGATCCCAATCTCCTAGGTCAtcccctgagaccagagccaccCAAAGAATCCTCACCCTAGTGAGCAGCTTCCTGCTCTTCTATGTTACCTCTGTTGTCCTAACATCTTATCTCTCTGTCCTTGAAGGAACCACTAAGTGGCTGTCCAATGCCCTTGTGGCCATGTCTGCATGCTTCCCAGCACTCTGCCCCTTTCTGCTCATCAACCACTACACCTCATTTTTCAGGCTCTGCGATACATGTTGTTCATGTCAGAGAACACGCTGTACTTGTGTAGTCAGAGAGCTCTAA